GCAGCGGATCGTTGCTGATTCCGCAGTAAAGCGAACCGTTGGCCGCGCGCACCAAGTAAACAAACCAGGGTTTGCTCACCGGGGCCTGGGCGTCGGCGGGGATTTCGCTGAGGGTGTTCACGTGGCAATCAAGGCTTGAAAGAAAACAAGCGGCGATCTTATCAGCGACTGGCCTGGAATGCCCTCAGCCCCTTCAATGCCTGCGCGCGCACGGCGTTGCGCACCAGCGGCGTCCAGCCCAGCAACAGACCTTTGGTGCCGAGCGCCTGACGCGACCAGCGCCACAGGTCGAAGTGGTCGTGATGCTCGCAGATCTTGCCGTCGCGAAAAACAAATCGCGCTTGAATGTTGTTGACCACGGTGTTGCCGGTCTGGCTGAACAGGTAAGTCGCGACCCAATGCGCGCCACCCGTGCGCTCGTCGCTGCGCACGTTGTCGAAGGTCAGGGAAAAGTCCTTGGCGCGGGTGGTGAGCATGCGCCACATGTCGCCGGCATCGCGGCCACGCAACTCGCCGAACGCCGGATCACTGAACACCACGTCATCGGTGTAGCAGGCGCTCATCGCTTCGGCGTCCAGGCGCTGGAAAGCCTCGTAGAAACGGGTGATCAATGCGTTGTGGGCGTCACTCATGGGCAGGCTCCGTGCGGCGGCGAATGGCTGGAAAGGATGGCTGCACGATAGTCTGCAAAGACGCGAAACACTATCGGCATTCGTGGGCCGAATGCCGACAGTGTGCGCGCGTCAGACTTTTTCGCTGGTGACTTGCACGTACAGCGAACGCCCGGCGCCGAGCCCGGCGACGATTGCGCCGAGGCCGATGATGCCGAAGATCCAGCCCAGCGCATTCCAGCCACCGGTCAAGTCGTGGACGATGCCGACCGCGAACGGCCCCATCGACGCCAAGGTGTAGCCGAAACCCTGGGCCATGCTCGACAGGTTGGCGGCGACATGCGAATCACGCGAACGCAGCACGATCAAGGTCAGCGCCAGGCTGAACGTGCCGCCCTGCCCCAGACCGAGCAGAATCGCCCAGCCCCACAAACCTTCAATCGGCGCGTAGAGGCAGCCGAACAGACCGCCGAGGGTCAGCAACATGACGATGACAATCGCCAAACGCTGATCCTTGCCGCGCGTTGCCAGCCACGGTGCGGCCAGTGAGCTGGCGAGTTGCACGATCACCGAGCCCGACAGCACCAGACCGGCCTGGGTCGGCGTCAGTCCACGGCCGATCAGGATCGACGGCAACCAGCCAAACACGATGTACGCCAGTGACGATTGCAGGCCCATATAGAGCGTTACTTGCCAGGCCAATGGATCGCGCAACAAACCGCGAACCCGGTAGGCGACGTTGTGCGAGCCGTGTTTCTGGCCGACTTGCGGCAACCAGAAAATCGCCGCGACCAGCGCCGGAATCACCCAAAATCCAAGACCAAACGCCCAGCTCTGGTCGAAGTGTTCGCTCAACGGCACGGTCGCGCCCGCGGCCATCGCCGCGCCCAGACACAGCGCCATGGTGTAGACACCGGTCATGGTCCCGGCCTGTTTCGGGAAGTCGCGTTTGACGATGCCTGGCAACAACACGCCGATCACGCCGATGCTCGCGCCGGCCATGACGCTGCCGGCGAACAGGCCGATTTCACCGAAAGAACTGCGCAGGATAATCCCGCCCGCCAGCGTCAAAAGAATCCCCAGCACCACGCGTTCGGCGCCAAAACGCCGCGCGAGGATCGGCGCCAGTGGCGCGAATAAACCGAGGCAGAGCACCGGCAACGTGGTCAGCAAACCGGCTTGCGCGGCGGACAATCCGAGGGTCTTCGAGACGTCGCTGAGCATCGGCGCCATGCTCGACAACGCCGGGCGCAGGTTCAGCGCGACCAGGATCAGCCCGAGCAATAACAGCCACGGCCGGCGCAGAAGCGGCTGACTGCGCTGGACCGTTTCGTCATCGGCCTCGGCGTCGATCAGCAGCTCTTCGAGCTTGTTTGCGGGGAGATGGCTGTGCTTGGCAGGCATGGGGTTCTCGTTTTCAAAGTGCTTGGTTTCAAAGTGCTTGGTTTCAAGGTGCTTGGTTTCAAGGTTCATTGATCAACTGCCTCGACAGGGCTTTGGCCCGTTCCGGGTCGCGTTGCTCGACGGCGTCGAGCAATTCGACGTGCAGATCGAAGACTTCCTGGCGTCGCGGGGTGATGTTCAAAGTCTGGCGCAATTGCGCGCCGACGATGCTCGAGAAGTAGCGATACAACTCGCTGAGCGTCGGGTTGTGCGCGGCATCGACCAGGCGCCGGTGGAACACCAGATCGCAGGCGATGTAGCTGTCGAGATCGCCGTGGTAATGACTGCCGCTGACGCCCAGGGCTTCGCGCAACGCCACGAGGTCTTCGTCGGTGCGGCGCAGTGCAGCGAGGCCGATGGCTTCGACTTCGAGGATGTGCCGGGTTTCTCGCGCCTGTTCGAGCGAGCAGCGCGACAGGGCCTTCATGGTGTCGAGCGGGTCGATGATCGCGCGCAGGTAACTGCCATCACCCTGGCGGATTTCGATCAACCCGGAAAACGCCAAGACGCGCATGGCTTCGCGCACGGTGTTGCGGCTGATGCCGAGTTCGGCAGACAGCTCGGGTTCGGTCGGCAGGCGCTCGCCGACCGCCCAAACGCCTGCGGTGATGCGTTGGCGCAGTTGCTCCAGGGCCTGATCGACCAGGGAGCGTTTGATCAGTGGAGACATGTCAGACATAGGAATTCGCCCTTTCATCCAATCATAGGATGAATTTTTCGACATGTTAGTCAGCAATCTTTTGTAACGCAATGCCCCTGTAGGAGCGAGGCTTGCCCGCGAAAGCGTCATGTCAGGGACAGATATGCAGCTGACACCCAGCCTTCGCGGGCAAGCCTCGCTCCTACAATGTTCTGGAATCCAGGCATAAAAA
The window above is part of the Pseudomonas prosekii genome. Proteins encoded here:
- a CDS encoding FadR/GntR family transcriptional regulator gives rise to the protein MSDMSPLIKRSLVDQALEQLRQRITAGVWAVGERLPTEPELSAELGISRNTVREAMRVLAFSGLIEIRQGDGSYLRAIIDPLDTMKALSRCSLEQARETRHILEVEAIGLAALRRTDEDLVALREALGVSGSHYHGDLDSYIACDLVFHRRLVDAAHNPTLSELYRYFSSIVGAQLRQTLNITPRRQEVFDLHVELLDAVEQRDPERAKALSRQLINEP
- a CDS encoding CynX/NimT family MFS transporter; translation: MPAKHSHLPANKLEELLIDAEADDETVQRSQPLLRRPWLLLLGLILVALNLRPALSSMAPMLSDVSKTLGLSAAQAGLLTTLPVLCLGLFAPLAPILARRFGAERVVLGILLTLAGGIILRSSFGEIGLFAGSVMAGASIGVIGVLLPGIVKRDFPKQAGTMTGVYTMALCLGAAMAAGATVPLSEHFDQSWAFGLGFWVIPALVAAIFWLPQVGQKHGSHNVAYRVRGLLRDPLAWQVTLYMGLQSSLAYIVFGWLPSILIGRGLTPTQAGLVLSGSVIVQLASSLAAPWLATRGKDQRLAIVIVMLLTLGGLFGCLYAPIEGLWGWAILLGLGQGGTFSLALTLIVLRSRDSHVAANLSSMAQGFGYTLASMGPFAVGIVHDLTGGWNALGWIFGIIGLGAIVAGLGAGRSLYVQVTSEKV
- a CDS encoding nuclear transport factor 2 family protein → MSDAHNALITRFYEAFQRLDAEAMSACYTDDVVFSDPAFGELRGRDAGDMWRMLTTRAKDFSLTFDNVRSDERTGGAHWVATYLFSQTGNTVVNNIQARFVFRDGKICEHHDHFDLWRWSRQALGTKGLLLGWTPLVRNAVRAQALKGLRAFQASR